From Pseudodesulfovibrio sp. JC047, one genomic window encodes:
- a CDS encoding transcriptional repressor, protein MSETAEHVFAGYLGDNGLAMTPQRRVIVETFLETEGHFSAEELYALVRVKSPEIGQATVYRTLKLLVDSGLADALDLGDGGAVYEHAYGHEHHDHLICVHCGKNVEICDDLIEDRQEQVATEHGFQLSQHRMYLYGVCDACQGQGNR, encoded by the coding sequence ATGTCAGAAACAGCAGAACACGTATTTGCCGGGTATCTTGGAGATAACGGGCTGGCTATGACGCCACAACGTCGAGTGATTGTTGAGACGTTTTTGGAAACGGAAGGACATTTTTCTGCCGAGGAATTGTACGCTCTGGTCAGAGTGAAGTCCCCGGAAATTGGTCAGGCAACGGTGTATCGGACACTCAAGTTGCTGGTTGATTCCGGTTTGGCGGATGCCCTTGATCTGGGGGATGGCGGAGCTGTGTATGAGCACGCTTACGGGCATGAGCATCATGACCATCTCATTTGTGTGCATTGCGGCAAGAATGTGGAAATTTGTGATGATCTTATTGAGGATCGGCAAGAGCAGGTGGCAACTGAGCATGGGTTTCAGCTTTCGCAGCATCGTATGTATCTGTATGGTGTGTGTGATGCGTGTCAGGGGCAGGGAAACCGGTAA
- a CDS encoding DUF4345 domain-containing protein yields MPLKKYLLILSCGTISLIAVFYGVSPAWFFASFLSGSMPPSLDQAHILRAVMGLYLALGGFWLFAAFSDRYRDAGVLVLCLFCGGLVSGRILSLIVDGMPSPILMLYVVMECALIPVCLWLLMRKD; encoded by the coding sequence ATGCCGTTGAAAAAGTATCTTCTCATTCTTTCATGCGGAACAATCAGTCTTATCGCGGTTTTTTATGGGGTCTCCCCCGCGTGGTTTTTTGCCTCATTTCTGTCTGGCTCCATGCCACCGAGCCTGGATCAGGCACATATTTTACGGGCGGTCATGGGCTTATATCTTGCTCTTGGTGGATTCTGGTTGTTCGCCGCCTTTTCAGACCGCTATCGGGACGCTGGCGTGCTCGTTCTCTGTCTGTTCTGCGGGGGACTCGTCTCCGGGAGAATACTCAGCCTCATTGTTGACGGGATGCCATCGCCGATCTTGATGCTTTATGTCGTGATGGAATGCGCGCTTATCCCTGTTTGCCTGTGGTTGTTGATGCGAAAAGATTAG